The Hydrogenoanaerobacterium saccharovorans genome contains the following window.
ATATAAACGAGGCACGGCGCATTTACCTCACCTCTGATGGCATCTGCTCTGCCGCTGACCTGTACGTAAACGGGAAACGCATTAAATTTGCAGATGCAGCAACAGAGCTGGGCATTGTGCGTAAGCCTATCAGTATTTGAGTAACCCATGGATTAAGGATGTGATATAAATTGTATCTAAAAAAAATTGATTGCAAAGAGTTTATCTACGAATGTGACGGTCATGAAGAGCATGTATGCTGGCATGATAATCCACCGAATAGTTGTGAAGAATGCATTTGCAAAGGCGGGGATATAAATCCTAAAACTGGCAAAAGATTTAAACCCAGCACGGTAAAGGCTTATCAATCTAAGTTTATGGAAACTGAAATAATTAAATAATAATTTTTTATTTGGAGGTAACTATGGACGTGAAAAATTTAGAAGGCAATTATACCGCAATCGTTGCCGCAGTTACCTGCAGCAATGGCAAAGGCAAAGCAGAGGGCTACACCGTTTTGGAGCTGCTGCTGGTGGTCATATCGGGTGAACAGCAGGGCGCACAAATCAGAAAGCCGTACTTTTTAAAAGAGACTGTCCCCGAATCACTCACAAAAGATTTTTACAAGCTGGGCGTTCGAGTAAGCACAAAAGACGATGCTATCAAGGCAAAAGACGACATTGCAGGCAAGATATTGCAAGTGTCGCTCTCCAACGTTGACAGCACCGTCTACTGTGCTTTTGAGCAGTACATCGGTACGGACGACCCTGCAAAATATTACTCAAAAACAATCCACTAAGGCGGTGTTAACCTATGTATGAACGAGTACCCAACGAACTGAAAGCGCTGAAACAATGGGTTTGTTACAGCTTGGTTGACGATGGCACGGACAAGCAGGGCAGCCCCAAAAAGAAGAAGGTGCCCATATCCCCCCGCGGGGGCATCTTCGCCAAGAGCAACGATGATTCCACCTGGGATACCTTCGAGCGCGCCGTTGAGGGCAAAGAACGGCTGCGCGCCGACGGTATCGGGTTGATGTTTGCAAACGGCATCTGCGGTGTGGACATTGACCACTGCATCGACGGCGGCGAGCTGTCGCCCATGGCGCAAGAAATCGTTGAAACGCTGCAATCGTATGCTGAAATATCCCCATCCGGTACGGGGATACATATATTGTGTAAAGGCAGAATGCCAAAAGAGCCCGGACGTCGTAACAAGGAAGGCCTTGAAATGTACGATTCCGGGCGTTATTTTACCGTCACAGGCAATGCTTATTGTGATGCAGAGGGCAACCCTTACCCCCTGCGGGACTGCACGGCTGCAATAGCAGCAATCCACAAGAAATATATTTACAATCCCCCTGCGCAACCGATTGAGACAAAGGATACAAAGCCTGTTTCACGCGGAGGAAAAGTGCGCGACCTTTCAGATGACGAGATACTGAAAATCGCCTTTAACGCCGTAGGAGGGGACAAGCTGCGCAAGCTGTACGACGGCGATTACAGCGAGGCAGGCGGTGACGGCAGCCATTCGGCGGGTGACATTGCCTTATGCAACAAACTAGCATTTTGGTTTAATAAAGACAAAGAACGGATGGATGCAGCCTTTCGCAATTCGGGCATGATGCGCGATAAATGGGACAGACGGCAGAGCGGCACCACCTATGGTTCCATCACGTTGGATCGAGCAATTCGGGATTGCAAGGAGGGCTTTGAGCCGATTGACCGCCCCGCAAAGCGCCGTAAGAGCATGGCGCCGCCTCCCGCAACCCCACCGCAAACCCAAGCGAGAAAACAAGCCTTTCCATTCGATTCGGATGAAATTTTACCCGATACCACATTATATACGCTGGATGATACGGGCAATGCGTATCGCTTTCGTGACACCTACTACAGCGATATCAAATTCAACCACATCGACAAGTGCTGGTACCATTGGGACGGCAGACGCTGGTCGGAGGACATCACGGGCGAAATCAAACGCATGGCAGACACGCTGCTGATGAATATGCAGGATGAGGCAAAGGCGAATGAGGACATGCAGCTGCTCAAACATGTGCGCCGCACCCGCAGCAGTAAGGCAAAAGAGGCAATGATTAAGGAGACGCAACATATGAAAGGCATCCCAATTCTGCCAAACGAGATGGACAGATACCTCAATGCCATCAACGTGCTCAACGGCGTGGTGGATTTGAAAACAGGGCAGCTGCGGGCGCATCACCGCAAATATAAAATGTCGATGCTTGCAAACGTTACCTACGATAAAAACGCGCAGTGCAATACATGGATAAAGTTTCTGTACGATGTCACCAACGGCGATGAGCAGCTGATGCTTTATCTGAAACGCATGGCGGGCTACTGCCTCACGGGCTCTACCAAAGAGCAGTGCGTGTTCTTTGTTTACGGTTTGGGCGGCAACGGTAAAAGTGTTTTTCTACATACATTGGCAGCCATGATGGGGGAGTATTCTAAGAATTCACAACCCGAAACATTGATGATACGTGACAAGGGCAACAATGCACGTACTGATATTGCTCGCCTCAAAGGGGCGCGTATGGTTACCACCTTTGAACCCAACGATGGTAACCGTATCGATGAGGGTATGGTTAAACAGCTTTCGGGTGAGGATATGATTACTGCAAGAATGCTCTATAAGGCAGAGTTTGAATTTAAACCCGAGTTTAAAATAGTTATGGCAACCAATTACAAACCTATCATTACAGGTAAAGACGAGGGTATATGGCGGCGCATAAGAATGATTCCGTTTACTGTTAAAATAACCGATGAAAAAAAGGATAAAGACCTTGAAGAAAAGCTGAAAGCCGAAATGCCGGGTATCTTCAACTGGGCATTGGAGGGCGCTGCAGGTTGGTACAAACATGGTATGCCGCACTGTGCGGTGGTAGATGAGGCGAGTCGCAACTACCGCACCGAAATGGACAAGATACAGCAGTTCATCGACGATTGCCTTGAACGGCGCACGGGCAGCACGTTGCAGTCGTCTGCCGTGTACGAAGTGTACAAGCTGTGGTGCGCCGAACTGGGCGAGCGCTATCCCATCAGCAATACAAAATTTTCGATGGAACTCAAAAAACGTTTTGAGTGGAAGAAAACAAGCATGTACAACGAGTATGTGGACATTGGCTACACCGACAAGGGCACGCGCCTGCTCACCACCTCGCCCCACCACTCCGCCTAATGGAGCGTTATGCAAGGGTGGAGCACGTTTCCGTAAAGTCTCCTAGAAATTTTACATGAACACTTTACTGAATACCTCTCCATCTTTCCACTACTCTCCACAATCCACTATTCTAGTGTTGATAACTTTTCTTATTTACTTTGATATGGGGGTAAAAAAATGAACTATGAAGATAAAAAGATAAGATTAAGAAGATATTTGATTGCGCTGAACCGATTGAAAACAAAATGCAACGAGGCTGCATCTTGGGAAGAACTCTCCCACAGCAGAGGCGGTATCATTGTGCGGAGGAATCGGCAGGCATCTTCTGCGGGTTTGGATGTAATAACCGAGACGGCCGAAACCATACAGCAAGAGATTGAGGACTTGGCGACGGAAGTAAACGAACTGCGCAGACAGCTCACCGATGCGCTGATGCAGATGCCGACTGAATTGTACCGAGATGTTTTAGAGATGACATACATAACTGGATTGAGCGCTAAACAAATTGCAGCCAATAAAAACTATTCAAAGGGATATATAAATATCATTATAAGAAAAGCAATAAACGAGTTAGATATCTGTAGTAACTACTTCTGAGAACAAAAGACATGTCGAATATCTTCAAATATGCCGAATATCGCGAAATATGCCTATTGAACACATACCGTTATTGACGTACAATAATGGTAGAGAGGTGTACCCGAACAAGGGTACATCTCTTTTTTTGTACCCTACTTTCAAATGCGGTGTTGCATAAATCTTACGCTATGGCACTTTCAAATGCAACCCACAGATTCAAACAGAACACAAAAGTTTTCAACAAAGCGCGTGTTTGAGCTGAATTTTGCAGTGTTTTCCACAAAAAGCGGGGGTTATCCACCACAACAAACCGCATACTGATGCGGTTTAAGGTACTTTACGGGGTGTACCCCCTATGCGGGTACTGCGAGGCGCATGGATTGCCTACATCAAAATCAAAAAAACTCATTTGAAAGTTTGACACTCCAGAAACCTATTAAAAATGCGGTTTCTTTGTACAATGTGCCGACACGGCTTACATGCGCGGGGGCGGGGTGAAAAAGAGCACAAACAAGCACTTTTGCTGTGCAATATGACGGAGGTGAGAGAATGGCAAAAGAAAAGCTTTATTTTGAAGGGGACACCATCATCGCTTGCACGGAGTTTACGGCGAAATACTTCGGCGTGAGTGCTGCCACATTATCCAACTGGGCAAAGGCGGGTTGCCCCAAAGGTGAATACGGATACTGGGACATCAAAGCTGTGGAGGCTTATCGGCAAGCACAGATTGGCGTGAAAGCAGCAGAGGAGGCGGAGAAAGACCCGAGCAAATTATCTTTGCCCCAGCAGAAAACTTACTATGAAAGCCAGTTAAAGCAGGCGCAATTGGAGGCAGCCGAGCTGCGCAACGAGATTGCCCGCGGGGAATATCTGCCGCGTAAATTGGTGGTGGATGACTTGACAAATTTTTGCATCATATTAAAACGGTCACTCAACGGGCTTGGGCGAAAGCTTTCGGGCGAGGTTTCGCACTATGTAGACCCTGCCGAGGCGCGTCGGCTTGAAAACTTGATAGGGGATACAGTAAACGATGCGCTGGAACAAATGAGTGTGGATGGTGTTTACAGTGCCAAAAAGTAACTGGACAGTACCCGATTGGATAGTGGAGGCGTTATCGGCCTTGAGGCCGCCGGGTAAGATGACGGTGAGTGAATGGGCTGACAAATATCGCATTCTTGATAGCAGAACCTCTGCTTTGCCAGGGCGTTGGCGAACCGATTACACACCCTATCTGCGCAGCATAATGAATGCCTTTACCGACCACGAAGTGGAAGAAATCATTGTTGTGAAGCCAACACAGGTGGGCGGTACCGAGGTGATTTTAAATATGATGGGCTATGCCATCAGTCAAGACCCCAGTTCGGCAATGGTTGTGTATCCAACCGATACGCTGGGCGAATCCATTTCGCAAAACCGTATACAGCCCATGATTGATACCTGCCCCGAACTCAGAAACAGATATGACCCGAACTCCAAACGGCTTGAACTGCAGTTTGCGGGTATGTACCTTGCCATAGCGGGTGCAAATTCCCCATCAAGCCTGGCATCTCGCCCTATCCGCTTTTTGTTTTTAGATGAGGTAGACAAGTACCCATCCAACGCGGGGAAAGAGGCAAGTCCGCGCGCACTGGCAAAGGAGCGAACCAAAGCATACAGCAACAGCCGTAAAATCGTAGAGGTATCAACGCCCACCTTTGAGGATGCACCCATTTGGCAGGACTGGCTATCGGCAGATACCCAGTATCGATACTATGTTACCTGCCCCGACTGCGGGGACAAATGGACATTTAAGTTTAAACAGCTGAAATGGGAGGGCGAAACCCCCGAGGAGGCGCGCAACACCGCTTTTTATGTATGTGAGAATTGCGGCTGTTTGATAAAAGACAACCAAAAAACAGAAATGATAAAGCAGGGTGAATGGCTGCCCATCAAAGAAAACGGAAAGCGCAGAGTAGCCTACCAGTTTAACACTTTTTTGTCGCCGACTATCCGATTGGGTGATATCGCCTATGAATTTATGAACAGCAAGCACATACCCGAACTGCTGCAAAACTTCATCAACTCATGGCTTGGTGAACCTTACAAACAGATTGAGGGTGCGGTGGAGGCTGAATATCTTCTGAAAGAACGGCAGAGCGCATATCAAGAATACGAGGTGCCACCGGGTACGTTGATGTTGACAGGCGGGGTGGATGTGCAGAAAAAATGCTTTTACTGGACAATCCGTGCCTGGATGCCGAATATGACCTCTTACAATCTCGCGCACGGCAAAGCGTACAGTTGGCAGGAAATCTCCAACATCATGAACAGCTGGTTTGCCGATCGCAACGGAAAAAGGTACATGGTAAACTTGGCGGCAATCGATTCGGGCGACCAAACCGATGATGTCTACAACTACTGTGCCATCAACCGTGAATGGGCGGTGCCCGTCAAGGGTGCATCAAACCCATTGGACGGCAAATATCGGCTCACACGCATTGATAAAATCGGTAGTATTGCAAGTGGTATGCTGCTGTGTTTTGTGGATACAGGGTACTACAAAGATATGATTTTAGGCAGACTGCACGCGGATGCAGACCATGGCGGGTGGTACCTGCATGATAACTGTGACCCCGGGTACGCGGAGATGATCTGCTCTGAGCAAAAGGTGACAGAACGCTTTCGCGGGAGGCTGGTTTCACGTTGGAAAACAAAACAAATCGGTGCAGATAACCATTATCTCGACTGTGAAGTTTACGCAGCCTGCGCCGCAGATTTATGCGGGCTGCGCACCTTCAGTGCAGAACAGGCACAGCAGTCGGAGAATCCGCAAGCCGTTGCAGAGGCACCGCAACAAACAATGCAACCCACGGCAGAGCTGCCAATGACAGGACAAAAACAAGGTTATTTCAAAAAGAAAAGCAGGTGGAGAAGATGATTGATTATTTAGGGCAAAAAGCAAGCTTGGACAGTGCCATTGCTGCCATTGAATCGGGGGCGCAGGAATACCGCATCGGCAGCCGAACGGTGCGCCGTGCTGATTTATCAACACTGTATGCGGAGCGCATCCGCTTGGAGCAAAAAATAGAGGCACAGGGGTACAGCGGCATTACCGTCGCCCGCCTGATGAGGAGGTGAGCAGTTGAAACATACAGGCAAGCCCAATACATGGGAGCGGATGTTGGCGGTTGTATCCCCCAAAAAGGCACTGGAACGTTACTGCTACCGCACAGCCTTGGAACGCAGTGTTTATGCCGCTGCCAACCAAGGACGCGTAAGTGAGGGTTGGACAACGCTGAACGGTACGGCAGAGACGATGAACCGAGCGGAACGCGACATCGTGCGGGCACGTGCACGAGATTTAGAGCGCAACTCGGATATGCTGCCCGCTGAGATATTGGCATTGGAACGCAACGTGGTGGGGACGGGTATTGTTTTGCAGGCAAAAATTGCAGGGGATGACAGCGGTGAAGATGAAGAACTCAACAGCCGCATTGAAGAACTGTGGAAATTGTGGTGCCGCCCCGAAAACTGCGATATAACAGGGCGCATGAGCTTTTCTGAAATGCAGCAGATGGTGGTGCGGCGCAGATTTGTAGACGGCGGCGTCTTGATAATCAAGGTGTATGAAAATGACCAATTGAGACTGCAAATGCTGGAGGTGGATGACCTCGACACCACATTGCAGATGGCGGGCAGCAACCGCGTTGTGGGAGGCATCGAAATCAACGCCTATGGGCGACCGCTTGCATACCACATCAAGGAGGCGGATGTGTATGGCTTTACTGCAAAATCGGTGCGGGTGGCAGCGGATAGGGTAATCTATTTGCCGATACTCACAAGGCCAAAGCAAGTTCGTGAGTTTTCGCCTGCTGCACCCAGCCTGCCGCGCATTGATGATGTCAACGAGTTTATATCATCGGCGGTAGAAAAAGAGCGCGTTCTCTCATACCTATCGGTGTTCATCGAAAGCACGGGGTTGGGCGGCGGTTTCGGCGGGCTGGGCAGAGGGGTGCAAACAAACTCCGGCGGCGGTGGGTATAGCTCAAACGAGCGCGTGTTGGAACAAGGCGCAATTGTAAATCTTGCACCGGGCGAAAAGGTATCTACCATCAATCCATCGGGGGTAAGCTCTACCGCGCACGATATGGTGCGGTTAACCCAGCGTTTGGCGGGCAGTTCGGCAGGCTTGTCCTACGAGGCAACCAGCCGCGATATGTCGCAGGTGAATTATTCATCTGCAAGGCAGGGGATGCTCGAAGACCAGCGCACCTACAAGCAATGGCAGCAGTACCTCATTACGCACCTTTGCGATAATGTATACCTCGAGTGGCTGGATTGGATGGTGAT
Protein-coding sequences here:
- a CDS encoding phage/plasmid primase, P4 family, producing MYERVPNELKALKQWVCYSLVDDGTDKQGSPKKKKVPISPRGGIFAKSNDDSTWDTFERAVEGKERLRADGIGLMFANGICGVDIDHCIDGGELSPMAQEIVETLQSYAEISPSGTGIHILCKGRMPKEPGRRNKEGLEMYDSGRYFTVTGNAYCDAEGNPYPLRDCTAAIAAIHKKYIYNPPAQPIETKDTKPVSRGGKVRDLSDDEILKIAFNAVGGDKLRKLYDGDYSEAGGDGSHSAGDIALCNKLAFWFNKDKERMDAAFRNSGMMRDKWDRRQSGTTYGSITLDRAIRDCKEGFEPIDRPAKRRKSMAPPPATPPQTQARKQAFPFDSDEILPDTTLYTLDDTGNAYRFRDTYYSDIKFNHIDKCWYHWDGRRWSEDITGEIKRMADTLLMNMQDEAKANEDMQLLKHVRRTRSSKAKEAMIKETQHMKGIPILPNEMDRYLNAINVLNGVVDLKTGQLRAHHRKYKMSMLANVTYDKNAQCNTWIKFLYDVTNGDEQLMLYLKRMAGYCLTGSTKEQCVFFVYGLGGNGKSVFLHTLAAMMGEYSKNSQPETLMIRDKGNNARTDIARLKGARMVTTFEPNDGNRIDEGMVKQLSGEDMITARMLYKAEFEFKPEFKIVMATNYKPIITGKDEGIWRRIRMIPFTVKITDEKKDKDLEEKLKAEMPGIFNWALEGAAGWYKHGMPHCAVVDEASRNYRTEMDKIQQFIDDCLERRTGSTLQSSAVYEVYKLWCAELGERYPISNTKFSMELKKRFEWKKTSMYNEYVDIGYTDKGTRLLTTSPHHSA
- a CDS encoding RNA polymerase sigma factor; amino-acid sequence: MNYEDKKIRLRRYLIALNRLKTKCNEAASWEELSHSRGGIIVRRNRQASSAGLDVITETAETIQQEIEDLATEVNELRRQLTDALMQMPTELYRDVLEMTYITGLSAKQIAANKNYSKGYINIIIRKAINELDICSNYF
- a CDS encoding terminase gpA endonuclease subunit encodes the protein MPKSNWTVPDWIVEALSALRPPGKMTVSEWADKYRILDSRTSALPGRWRTDYTPYLRSIMNAFTDHEVEEIIVVKPTQVGGTEVILNMMGYAISQDPSSAMVVYPTDTLGESISQNRIQPMIDTCPELRNRYDPNSKRLELQFAGMYLAIAGANSPSSLASRPIRFLFLDEVDKYPSNAGKEASPRALAKERTKAYSNSRKIVEVSTPTFEDAPIWQDWLSADTQYRYYVTCPDCGDKWTFKFKQLKWEGETPEEARNTAFYVCENCGCLIKDNQKTEMIKQGEWLPIKENGKRRVAYQFNTFLSPTIRLGDIAYEFMNSKHIPELLQNFINSWLGEPYKQIEGAVEAEYLLKERQSAYQEYEVPPGTLMLTGGVDVQKKCFYWTIRAWMPNMTSYNLAHGKAYSWQEISNIMNSWFADRNGKRYMVNLAAIDSGDQTDDVYNYCAINREWAVPVKGASNPLDGKYRLTRIDKIGSIASGMLLCFVDTGYYKDMILGRLHADADHGGWYLHDNCDPGYAEMICSEQKVTERFRGRLVSRWKTKQIGADNHYLDCEVYAACAADLCGLRTFSAEQAQQSENPQAVAEAPQQTMQPTAELPMTGQKQGYFKKKSRWRR
- a CDS encoding phage portal protein is translated as MKHTGKPNTWERMLAVVSPKKALERYCYRTALERSVYAAANQGRVSEGWTTLNGTAETMNRAERDIVRARARDLERNSDMLPAEILALERNVVGTGIVLQAKIAGDDSGEDEELNSRIEELWKLWCRPENCDITGRMSFSEMQQMVVRRRFVDGGVLIIKVYENDQLRLQMLEVDDLDTTLQMAGSNRVVGGIEINAYGRPLAYHIKEADVYGFTAKSVRVAADRVIYLPILTRPKQVREFSPAAPSLPRIDDVNEFISSAVEKERVLSYLSVFIESTGLGGGFGGLGRGVQTNSGGGGYSSNERVLEQGAIVNLAPGEKVSTINPSGVSSTAHDMVRLTQRLAGSSAGLSYEATSRDMSQVNYSSARQGMLEDQRTYKQWQQYLITHLCDNVYLEWLDWMVMSGRLSLKNYFRDKPKYQRHTWIASGWEWIDPVKESNANAKALETNQKTLQEICSEKGKDWRDVIRQRAIEKQLIQEMQTEEGEEQPSAKKNTILNN